One window of Dehalobacterium formicoaceticum genomic DNA carries:
- a CDS encoding homoserine dehydrogenase, with translation MEKELEMDKELDQVIYIGLMGAGTVGTGVLKVLLKNETSIAKKVGARLEVKRILDKDVEGISAKVAALGMDGSIVTSDINDLVLDPEIDIIVEVMGGIQTAEKFIIKALENGKSVVTANKDLIAARGKELFDVAAAHQVYLLFEASVAGGVPIIQSLKESLAGNVIHSIMGIVNGTTNFILTKMTQEKKSFDEVLALAQKLGYAEADPASDVEGYDAARKVAILASIAFNTRVTDTNVYVEGITNITDRDIAFAQELGYGIKLLGIAKEENNEIEVRVHPAMIPLNHPLSSVNDAFNAVFVEGDAIGKTMFYGAGAGELPTASAIVGDLIAAARNIQFSSRGRLGCTCFEHKRIKSIGEIRTKYFLRMLVKDQPGVLASIAAVLGNQDVSIETVIQKRQKDKFSTELVLITHQVEEHHIRDAIAIIRSLSSVEKMENIIRVEESD, from the coding sequence ATGGAAAAAGAACTAGAAATGGATAAAGAGTTAGATCAGGTGATTTATATCGGCCTCATGGGTGCCGGTACGGTTGGCACCGGTGTGCTTAAGGTTTTATTAAAAAACGAAACAAGCATCGCCAAAAAGGTGGGGGCCAGGCTGGAAGTAAAAAGAATTTTAGATAAAGATGTGGAGGGGATTTCCGCTAAAGTCGCGGCACTGGGCATGGATGGGTCGATTGTGACCTCAGATATCAATGATTTGGTGCTGGATCCGGAGATTGACATCATCGTTGAAGTCATGGGCGGGATTCAAACGGCGGAAAAGTTTATTATAAAAGCTTTGGAAAACGGGAAAAGTGTTGTTACCGCGAATAAGGACTTGATAGCTGCCCGGGGCAAAGAACTTTTTGACGTCGCCGCCGCTCATCAGGTTTATTTATTATTTGAGGCCAGTGTGGCCGGTGGTGTGCCCATCATCCAGTCGCTGAAAGAAAGCCTGGCCGGGAATGTGATTCATAGTATTATGGGTATCGTTAACGGAACCACCAATTTCATTCTGACAAAAATGACTCAGGAGAAAAAGAGCTTTGATGAGGTCTTAGCGCTGGCGCAAAAATTGGGTTATGCGGAAGCCGATCCAGCCTCTGACGTAGAAGGGTATGATGCGGCGCGCAAGGTAGCGATCTTGGCATCCATTGCTTTTAACACCCGGGTTACCGATACCAATGTCTATGTGGAGGGAATAACCAATATCACTGACCGGGATATTGCTTTTGCCCAGGAGTTAGGCTATGGAATTAAACTTTTAGGTATTGCCAAAGAAGAAAATAACGAAATTGAGGTGCGGGTGCATCCAGCCATGATTCCCTTAAATCATCCCTTGAGCTCCGTAAACGATGCATTTAATGCCGTCTTTGTTGAAGGGGATGCGATAGGTAAAACCATGTTTTATGGTGCAGGGGCGGGAGAATTGCCAACAGCCAGTGCGATCGTGGGCGATTTGATCGCGGCGGCCCGAAATATTCAGTTTTCGTCTCGGGGCCGTCTGGGCTGTACTTGCTTTGAACATAAAAGGATCAAATCCATCGGTGAGATCAGGACCAAATATTTTTTAAGAATGTTGGTTAAAGATCAGCCGGGCGTACTGGCCAGTATTGCAGCAGTATTAGGCAATCAGGATGTTAGTATTGAAACCGTGATTCAAAAAAGGCAGAAGGACAAGTTTAGTACAGAGCTGGTTCTTATTACCCATCAGGTGGAGGAACATCACATCAGGGATGCTATTGCTATCATTCGAAGTTTATCCAGCGTAGAAAAAATGGAAAACATCATCAGAGTTGAAGAATCGGATTAA
- a CDS encoding L7Ae/L30e/S12e/Gadd45 family ribosomal protein produces MNHQVFTLLGFAQKAGKIVSGETGCTAAIKHKKALLVIFSADAAESTKTQIKFLCRQNKIECREWGSKIDLGNSIGKSPRAVLAVTEKGFASAILKILMSSV; encoded by the coding sequence ATGAATCATCAGGTATTTACTCTATTGGGATTTGCTCAAAAAGCAGGGAAGATTGTTTCCGGTGAAACAGGCTGTACTGCTGCCATTAAACATAAAAAAGCCTTATTGGTTATTTTTTCAGCAGATGCTGCGGAAAGTACAAAAACACAAATTAAATTCCTTTGCCGGCAAAATAAGATCGAGTGTCGGGAATGGGGTTCAAAAATAGATTTAGGAAACAGTATTGGTAAGTCTCCCCGGGCCGTGCTTGCGGTCACGGAAAAGGGATTTGCCAGTGCCATACTTAAAATTTTGATGTCAAGTGTATGA
- a CDS encoding DUF4279 domain-containing protein translates to MDATNIMVDFCIIGEDFNPEIVTKTLQINPSQGWIKGENTLSENRKMIDTCWLISTGYEESLDINEQLSKVLLLVKHKKDSLLELKNNYCIKFLFSIVINIENNQTPAIYFDTELIEFANSIKAEFSIDLYVFS, encoded by the coding sequence ATGGATGCAACAAACATTATGGTTGATTTCTGCATTATTGGAGAAGATTTTAATCCAGAAATTGTAACAAAGACATTGCAAATTAATCCAAGTCAGGGTTGGATTAAAGGTGAAAATACTTTGAGTGAAAATAGAAAAATGATCGATACCTGTTGGTTAATAAGCACTGGATATGAAGAGTCCCTTGATATTAATGAGCAACTTTCAAAAGTACTATTATTAGTTAAACACAAAAAAGACTCGTTATTGGAGTTAAAAAATAATTATTGTATTAAATTTTTGTTTTCTATAGTGATCAATATTGAAAACAATCAAACGCCTGCTATTTACTTTGACACTGAGCTAATCGAATTTGCTAATTCTATAAAGGCAGAGTTCTCTATTGATTTGTATGTTTTCTCATAA
- the rnpM gene encoding RNase P modulator RnpM: MRVKKIPQRMCVGCKEMKAKKSLIRVVKTPEDLILIDITGKKSGRGAYVCPDESCLQLAIKSKGLERSLQTRISPEVYEVLKGQMPKEPQS, encoded by the coding sequence ATGCGCGTCAAAAAAATTCCTCAAAGAATGTGTGTGGGCTGCAAAGAAATGAAGGCGAAGAAAAGTTTGATCAGAGTTGTCAAAACGCCGGAGGACTTAATTTTAATTGATATCACAGGCAAAAAATCCGGGCGGGGAGCCTATGTTTGTCCGGATGAATCCTGCTTACAATTGGCCATCAAATCTAAAGGATTGGAAAGGTCATTGCAAACGAGAATTTCTCCGGAAGTATATGAGGTTTTAAAAGGACAGATGCCGAAGGAGCCACAAAGCTAA
- the thrB gene encoding homoserine kinase, with protein sequence MIKIRVPGTSGNLGPGFDTVGMAFQLYNYLTFDILSSGLQIEISGEGEDELSRVEDNIVYQAALQVFNRVNFQPQGLKIIQDNSIPMSRGLGSSASSIVGGMVGANLISGGHLTKEEILKMAVDMEGHPDNVTPALMGGVTASVKGVQEVDYIKILPPGELHAIVAIPDFHLSTNVARQVIPARVDRGDAVFNIGRTSVMIGALMEGNLPLFGKMMEDRLHQPYRMSLIPGIKKVFSGAKEAGALSVAISGAGPTIIAFVVDHEEKVALAMQDAFLSEGIPCRTLDLYPDAEGTVLIRD encoded by the coding sequence ATGATTAAAATACGCGTTCCCGGGACATCTGGCAATTTGGGTCCCGGTTTTGATACCGTGGGGATGGCCTTTCAGCTTTATAATTATCTTACTTTTGATATTTTGTCTTCCGGACTGCAAATTGAAATTTCCGGCGAAGGGGAAGATGAGCTTTCCCGGGTAGAAGACAACATTGTTTATCAGGCAGCCCTGCAGGTCTTTAATCGGGTCAATTTCCAACCGCAAGGCCTGAAAATTATTCAGGATAACAGCATCCCCATGTCCCGCGGATTAGGGAGCTCAGCATCCAGTATCGTCGGCGGAATGGTCGGGGCAAATTTGATCTCCGGCGGTCATCTGACAAAAGAAGAAATTTTAAAAATGGCCGTAGATATGGAAGGGCATCCGGATAATGTTACCCCTGCTTTAATGGGCGGCGTGACTGCCTCGGTAAAGGGAGTCCAAGAGGTGGATTATATCAAGATCCTTCCTCCCGGAGAGTTGCATGCCATTGTCGCCATCCCGGATTTTCATTTATCCACCAATGTAGCAAGACAGGTCATTCCTGCCAGAGTAGATCGGGGTGATGCTGTTTTTAATATTGGACGCACCTCAGTGATGATCGGGGCCTTGATGGAAGGAAATTTGCCTTTATTTGGCAAGATGATGGAGGACAGGCTGCATCAACCATACCGCATGTCTTTGATCCCTGGGATCAAAAAGGTTTTTTCCGGAGCAAAAGAAGCCGGGGCTTTGTCTGTAGCCATTAGTGGAGCCGGTCCCACGATTATTGCTTTTGTGGTGGATCATGAAGAAAAAGTGGCATTGGCGATGCAAGACGCATTTTTATCGGAAGGGATTCCATGTCGTACTTTAGACTTATATCCTGATGCAGAAGGGACAGTATTGATCAGAGATTAA
- a CDS encoding ACT domain-containing protein — translation MKTSRQFYIVSADILPEAMVKTAQAKELLAKGEAETINQAVDRVELSRSAFYKYRDGIFPFYQERREQIVTLNMILDHRLGVLSGVINTIATVQGNILTINQSIPLQNMANVTLSLETAQMQVTVPELLECFLAIPGVLKVELVGQSI, via the coding sequence ATGAAAACAAGCCGTCAATTTTACATTGTTTCAGCAGATATTCTACCGGAAGCGATGGTTAAAACCGCTCAGGCAAAAGAATTATTAGCAAAAGGAGAAGCGGAAACCATTAATCAGGCTGTGGATCGTGTTGAACTGAGCAGAAGTGCTTTCTATAAATACCGGGACGGGATTTTTCCTTTTTATCAGGAACGACGAGAACAGATTGTGACCTTAAACATGATTCTGGATCACCGCTTGGGCGTCCTTTCAGGAGTAATCAACACCATTGCCACTGTTCAGGGAAACATTCTTACGATTAATCAGAGCATTCCTTTGCAAAACATGGCGAATGTCACCTTATCCTTGGAAACAGCACAAATGCAGGTGACGGTTCCTGAGCTGCTGGAATGTTTTTTAGCGATACCCGGCGTTTTAAAGGTTGAATTGGTAGGACAAAGTATTTGA
- a CDS encoding MerR family transcriptional regulator: protein MEYTVQKLAHLAGVSSRTLRYYDEIGILKPARISSSGYLIYGQQEVDRLQQILFYRELGMSLEGIKDIVTSPDFDGAKALREHRVKLLEKRAQLEQLIENVEKTIAQKEGRITMSDKEKFEGFKRKLIEENEAKYGEEIRERYGEKTVEESNRKLMNMTKEQYDEFTRLGEEVLDTLCEAFKTGDPAGELAQKTADLHRQWLAYSWPSYSKENHGGLAQMYVDDPRFTAYYDERQPGAAEFLRDAVFIYTGMNE from the coding sequence ATGGAATACACAGTGCAAAAATTGGCTCATTTGGCAGGAGTCAGCTCGCGAACTCTTAGATACTATGATGAGATCGGGATTCTTAAACCGGCTAGAATTTCTTCTTCAGGATATCTGATCTATGGACAACAAGAAGTTGACCGTCTGCAGCAAATTTTATTTTACAGGGAGTTGGGCATGAGTTTGGAGGGAATTAAAGATATTGTAACCTCTCCTGATTTTGATGGAGCCAAGGCACTAAGGGAACACCGTGTTAAGCTTCTGGAAAAAAGAGCGCAATTGGAGCAACTCATTGAAAATGTTGAAAAAACCATTGCTCAAAAAGAAGGGAGAATCACTATGTCCGACAAAGAAAAATTTGAAGGATTTAAACGTAAGTTAATTGAGGAAAATGAAGCCAAATACGGTGAGGAAATTCGGGAAAGGTATGGAGAAAAGACCGTCGAGGAATCCAACCGGAAACTTATGAACATGACCAAGGAGCAGTACGATGAGTTCACCAGGCTTGGTGAAGAAGTGCTGGACACCCTTTGTGAAGCCTTCAAGACCGGAGATCCTGCCGGGGAGCTGGCTCAAAAAACGGCCGATCTCCATCGCCAATGGCTCGCATACTCCTGGCCAAGTTACTCTAAGGAGAATCATGGCGGGCTGGCTCAGATGTATGTGGATGATCCGAGATTTACAGCCTATTATGATGAAAGACAGCCGGGAGCCGCGGAATTCCTTAGAGATGCAGTCTTTATCTATACGGGGATGAATGAGTAA
- the nusA gene encoding transcription termination factor NusA: protein MNAEFIEALKELEKEKNISIDILLEAIEAALISAYKKNFGSSQNVRVEVNRDTGEIHVYNRRDIVSEVEDPRLEVSLEEARIIRPDYEAGDILETEVTPRTFGRIAAQTAKQVVVQRIREAERSNIYEEFVNRESDIVTGIVQRHEMKNVFIDLGKAEAVLMPTEQIAKEQYNQGDRIKAYIVEVKKTTKGPQILLSRTHPGLLKRLFELEVPEIHDGTVELKSVAREAGARSKIAVYSKHENVDPVGACVGPKGMRVQAIVNELRGEKIDIVKWSSDPAVFVENALSPAKVVSVEIDLNEKVARVVVPDYQLSLAIGKEGQNARLAAKLTSWKIDIKSESQAMGSAENMEME, encoded by the coding sequence ATGAATGCTGAGTTTATTGAAGCACTCAAAGAATTAGAAAAGGAAAAAAATATTTCAATTGATATCTTATTAGAAGCCATCGAAGCTGCTTTAATATCCGCATATAAAAAGAATTTTGGTTCTTCACAGAATGTCAGGGTTGAAGTGAATCGAGACACCGGTGAAATTCATGTCTATAACAGACGTGATATCGTTTCTGAGGTGGAAGATCCTCGCTTGGAGGTTTCTCTTGAAGAGGCGAGAATTATAAGACCGGATTATGAAGCAGGGGATATTTTGGAAACAGAGGTCACCCCCAGAACCTTTGGCAGAATCGCAGCGCAAACTGCAAAACAGGTTGTGGTGCAACGGATTAGAGAAGCAGAAAGATCAAATATTTACGAAGAATTTGTCAACCGGGAAAGCGATATTGTGACAGGCATTGTACAGCGACATGAAATGAAAAATGTTTTTATCGATTTGGGAAAGGCAGAAGCAGTATTAATGCCCACCGAACAAATTGCCAAGGAACAATATAATCAAGGTGATCGCATCAAAGCATATATTGTAGAAGTTAAAAAGACCACCAAGGGTCCTCAAATTCTGCTCTCCCGTACACACCCTGGACTGTTAAAACGATTGTTTGAACTGGAAGTACCTGAGATTCATGATGGCACCGTTGAATTAAAATCTGTCGCTCGGGAAGCCGGTGCCCGCTCAAAAATTGCCGTATACAGCAAACATGAAAATGTTGATCCCGTGGGTGCCTGTGTGGGACCAAAAGGAATGAGAGTGCAAGCCATCGTCAATGAACTGCGGGGAGAAAAAATTGACATTGTAAAATGGAGTTCCGACCCGGCCGTTTTTGTAGAAAACGCATTAAGTCCAGCTAAGGTTGTTTCCGTAGAGATTGATTTGAACGAAAAGGTGGCTCGGGTAGTGGTACCGGATTATCAATTATCCTTAGCGATCGGTAAAGAAGGTCAAAATGCCCGGCTGGCGGCTAAGCTTACCAGTTGGAAGATTGATATCAAAAGTGAATCTCAGGCCATGGGATCAGCAGAAAATATGGAAATGGAATAA
- the rimP gene encoding ribosome maturation factor RimP, with translation MQKNSSVKETVENILRPLVESAGYDLVDLEYKKEGGNWYLRLFIDHDNGIDHTACEQVSNLVGDELDQRDPIPHSYILEVSSPGIERPLKTAKDFVRFSGEKVHIKLFAAKNKQKEFIGILLGMEDHQVALATDSSKILFDLDEIASAQLIVDFN, from the coding sequence ATGCAGAAAAACAGCAGTGTCAAAGAGACGGTAGAAAATATTTTACGGCCGTTGGTTGAATCCGCCGGATATGACCTGGTGGATCTTGAGTACAAAAAGGAAGGCGGTAATTGGTATTTGCGCCTGTTTATCGACCATGACAACGGCATCGATCATACTGCCTGTGAGCAGGTAAGCAATTTGGTGGGGGATGAGTTAGATCAAAGGGATCCGATTCCCCATTCCTATATTTTAGAGGTTTCTTCTCCAGGTATTGAGCGTCCTCTAAAAACAGCCAAGGATTTTGTACGCTTTAGCGGAGAAAAAGTACATATTAAATTATTTGCTGCTAAGAATAAACAAAAAGAATTTATTGGAATTCTCTTGGGCATGGAAGATCATCAAGTTGCCCTAGCTACGGACAGTAGCAAAATTTTATTTGATTTAGATGAAATTGCCAGTGCCCAATTAATTGTGGATTTTAATTAA
- the abc-f gene encoding ribosomal protection-like ABC-F family protein: protein MLLVECGNVKKYFGDRLILDIKKFSIYSEDRIGIVGINGVGKTTLLNLLSQKLAPDEGWVKVYGQPSTVSQLEPPELELISEERASKFNIPMIYSESMSGGEKTRFKLASCFSQNSAMIFADEPTSNLDMAGIELIERYFAGYFGGLFLVSHDRTLLDGLCNKILELEDGRIKFYPGNYSSFCEQKAREKKKVRIEYDQYVSEKKRLERVVIETSEKSKSIRKTPRRMGDSESRLHKMGNQKAKANLNRAQKSVETRIEQLEVKEKPKKDERIKLDITDAKKLHSKVIIEGKQLNKAFEDKVIFQNAEFRIENKARVALIGPNGCGKSTLLKMIVNREESIKITPSAKIGYFSQDLRILEEDASILTNVIKESIHEESYARLLLARLLFKGDAVYKKVNVLSGGERVKASFAKILCQDLNLLILDEPTNYLDINAMEVIEEVLKNYENSLLFVSHDRRFISSVANQIMNIEKNKIKVFKDSYEDYLAQQNKGGNRVKEEIEEEIFVLQNRLTEVIGRISMPAKKDNVEELDKEYCAILTELKRLKGMLVL, encoded by the coding sequence ATTTTATTAGTTGAATGCGGCAATGTAAAAAAATATTTCGGAGACCGGCTGATCCTGGATATCAAGAAATTTAGCATTTACTCCGAAGACAGAATCGGTATTGTTGGTATTAATGGAGTGGGTAAAACCACCTTGCTCAACCTTCTCAGTCAGAAGCTTGCACCTGACGAAGGATGGGTGAAAGTCTATGGCCAACCTTCCACAGTTTCCCAGCTGGAACCACCTGAACTTGAACTGATCAGCGAGGAAAGGGCATCGAAATTTAACATTCCTATGATCTATAGCGAGAGCATGAGCGGCGGGGAAAAAACACGCTTTAAGCTGGCATCTTGCTTTAGCCAAAACAGCGCCATGATCTTTGCCGATGAACCCACCAGTAATTTGGATATGGCAGGAATTGAACTGATTGAGCGCTACTTTGCGGGGTATTTCGGCGGATTATTCCTCGTTTCCCACGACCGTACCCTCCTGGATGGTCTATGCAATAAGATCTTGGAATTAGAAGATGGCCGGATTAAATTTTATCCGGGCAATTATAGCAGCTTTTGTGAACAGAAGGCGAGAGAGAAAAAAAAAGTCCGGATCGAATATGATCAATACGTTTCAGAGAAAAAGCGGCTGGAGAGAGTCGTAATCGAGACTAGTGAAAAATCAAAATCGATCCGCAAAACTCCCCGGCGCATGGGGGATTCTGAGTCCAGGCTCCATAAGATGGGGAATCAAAAAGCTAAAGCTAACCTTAACCGAGCCCAAAAAAGCGTGGAGACGAGAATCGAGCAGCTGGAAGTTAAGGAAAAACCTAAAAAAGACGAGAGGATCAAGCTGGATATCACTGATGCCAAGAAACTTCACAGTAAGGTTATTATCGAAGGTAAGCAGCTCAACAAAGCCTTTGAAGATAAAGTGATCTTCCAAAATGCGGAGTTCCGTATTGAAAATAAGGCCAGAGTGGCTTTGATCGGACCTAATGGGTGCGGAAAGAGTACCCTGCTCAAAATGATCGTCAATCGGGAAGAGTCTATCAAGATTACTCCCAGCGCCAAAATCGGCTACTTTAGTCAAGACTTAAGGATCTTAGAGGAAGACGCCAGTATCTTAACCAATGTGATAAAAGAAAGCATCCATGAGGAGAGCTATGCAAGATTATTGCTGGCTCGGCTGCTCTTTAAAGGAGATGCAGTCTATAAGAAAGTGAATGTGCTGAGCGGAGGGGAGCGGGTAAAGGCTTCCTTTGCCAAGATTCTCTGTCAGGACCTTAATTTGTTGATTCTAGATGAACCGACCAATTACCTTGATATCAACGCTATGGAGGTCATTGAGGAGGTTCTGAAAAACTACGAGAACTCCCTGCTGTTTGTTTCCCACGATCGTCGCTTCATTAGCTCCGTAGCCAATCAGATCATGAACATTGAAAAGAACAAGATCAAAGTATTCAAAGATAGCTATGAAGACTATCTGGCACAGCAAAATAAAGGGGGCAACAGGGTTAAAGAAGAAATCGAGGAAGAAATCTTCGTTCTTCAGAATCGCCTGACGGAAGTGATTGGCAGAATTTCCATGCCTGCTAAAAAAGATAATGTTGAAGAGCTTGATAAAGAATATTGTGCTATTTTGACTGAATTAAAGCGGCTCAAAGGAATGCTGGTGTTATAG
- a CDS encoding aspartate kinase, with protein sequence MAIVVQKFGGSSVADSESIKRVAKRVGAAFDQGNQVVVVVSAMGDTTDHLIDLAKQVTKNPPKREMDMLLSTGEQQSMALLAMALQHIGYPSVSLTGQQAGIHTDMVYAKSKILSIDTSRLEKELKQNHIVIVAGFQGVTQDNEITTLGRGGSDTSAVALAASLGADVCEIFTDVEGVYTTDPRLVPKARKLTSITYDEMLELASLGAAVLHPRSVEVAKQFNVKIHVRSSFNENEGTIVQEVESVDKILEKDMVVQGVAYDLNTAKVTVFDIPDQPGSASKLFGALAEEKINVDMIIQSQQREGVTDISFTVTRDDVERANEIIGQVTKEIGAGDFSFDSGVAKISIVGAGMITNPGVAARMFKTLADQSINIEMISTSEIKVSCVIRAELAKKAVISLHDAFELEHE encoded by the coding sequence ATGGCGATTGTGGTGCAAAAATTCGGCGGAAGTTCTGTTGCCGATTCAGAAAGTATTAAAAGGGTTGCCAAAAGAGTTGGTGCTGCATTTGATCAGGGAAATCAGGTCGTTGTTGTCGTTTCCGCGATGGGAGACACGACGGACCATTTAATCGATTTGGCCAAACAAGTGACCAAAAATCCACCAAAAAGAGAGATGGATATGCTGCTCTCCACAGGGGAACAGCAATCCATGGCTTTATTGGCCATGGCACTTCAGCATATCGGCTATCCATCTGTATCTCTAACCGGGCAGCAAGCGGGGATTCACACCGACATGGTTTATGCCAAATCTAAAATATTAAGTATTGACACTTCCAGATTAGAAAAAGAATTGAAACAAAATCACATTGTGATCGTCGCCGGCTTTCAAGGTGTGACACAAGATAATGAAATCACTACCTTGGGAAGGGGCGGTTCAGATACCAGTGCTGTTGCCCTGGCTGCTTCATTAGGCGCAGATGTATGTGAGATCTTTACCGATGTGGAGGGGGTTTATACCACAGATCCCAGGCTGGTACCAAAGGCACGCAAGCTAACCAGTATTACCTATGACGAAATGCTGGAATTGGCAAGCCTGGGCGCTGCCGTGCTGCATCCCAGAAGCGTAGAGGTGGCCAAACAGTTTAATGTAAAAATTCATGTTCGGTCCAGTTTTAATGAAAACGAAGGAACTATTGTGCAGGAGGTTGAGAGTGTGGACAAGATTTTGGAAAAAGATATGGTGGTACAGGGTGTTGCCTATGATTTGAACACGGCGAAGGTTACCGTCTTTGATATTCCGGATCAACCGGGTTCAGCGAGCAAACTTTTTGGTGCGTTAGCCGAGGAAAAAATAAATGTGGATATGATTATTCAAAGTCAGCAAAGAGAAGGCGTGACCGATATCTCTTTTACCGTGACCAGAGATGATGTGGAGCGAGCCAATGAAATCATCGGTCAGGTTACCAAGGAAATTGGGGCAGGAGATTTTTCTTTTGATTCCGGGGTAGCCAAAATCTCCATCGTGGGTGCCGGAATGATTACCAATCCCGGGGTAGCCGCACGCATGTTCAAAACCTTAGCGGATCAGAGTATTAACATTGAAATGATTTCCACATCAGAAATTAAAGTTTCCTGCGTAATCAGGGCAGAGCTGGCCAAAAAGGCAGTCATCAGCCTTCATGACGCCTTTGAACTTGAGCATGAATAA